A genomic region of Catalinimonas niigatensis contains the following coding sequences:
- a CDS encoding GumC family protein has translation MRNEQYDMEEVGAESGALEGLDLNKIVLTIKKNIPWIILIVLSTNILAYLYIRYTRPVYESTSILRLDIKSEANILGFGNLNQNLDNLAGEIELLKSNLFFSKVVDVIDMDISYYAYGRVLYQERYGNSPFRVEYQLKDRSFYDRPIDIEIINNEQFVLSYPMEGERFSRAYEFGEEIETPAYRFVVTLTEHYRPDFKGTAYYFTINSDQSLVSYLSSNLIVEPVNFKANTIKVGFQGYDKQKIRDLVTVIDSVYLAYTKEKKNQATEQKISFLDEQLGLIEERLSKYETYFENFTIANKTANLQSEIGKAIVMMEELDARKFQMQNTLESIGNLREKVENEELIFTEPTSFLQYPEDVLQYVQQLNTLLNQRELILASYKETSIAVKLKDQKIDLLKQDILGLIQIYDAQFHLQLEEIEEKKQEIEEEFVQLPSKGTQYGKNQRYYNLYEEIFLSLIQRKNELEIAKAGTVTDFVVLLPATIPGSPVAPEKFTVLGIGAVSGIILSLMFLAVGYVLNDKINSQSELERLTGAPILGAVPFKGKKNGNQGLVVDKFPKSSISEAFRSIRTNMQFMGLRNDKKVISITSTVGSEGKTFVACNLGYVIALSGQKVVIVDVDLRKPKVHQVFAAQNGKKGVSTYLIGEYKLEECIMDVGINRLDIISAGPIPPNPSELIVSQAFMDMLEQLKEKYDVVILDSPPVGLVTDGVLVMENADIPLYVFRANYSKRNFVHTLTKMQRTKKFPNLALILNGLTATSDSDYANTKYGYGYYGTEEEEKGVVDKLKKLMGMQSNQ, from the coding sequence ATGAGAAATGAGCAATATGATATGGAAGAAGTGGGCGCAGAAAGCGGCGCACTTGAGGGACTTGACCTGAACAAAATAGTATTAACTATAAAAAAGAATATTCCCTGGATTATTCTTATTGTATTATCTACCAACATCCTTGCCTATCTCTATATCCGTTATACACGCCCTGTATATGAATCCACTTCTATATTACGACTTGATATCAAAAGCGAAGCGAATATACTTGGTTTTGGTAACCTGAATCAAAATCTGGATAATCTTGCTGGAGAAATTGAGCTGTTGAAGTCTAATCTTTTCTTTAGCAAAGTAGTAGATGTCATTGATATGGATATCAGCTATTATGCTTATGGCCGTGTTCTTTATCAGGAACGTTATGGAAACTCTCCTTTCAGAGTAGAATATCAGCTTAAAGATCGCTCCTTTTATGACAGACCTATCGACATCGAGATTATTAACAACGAACAGTTTGTTCTTTCCTATCCAATGGAAGGAGAGAGATTCTCCAGAGCATACGAATTTGGAGAAGAAATAGAAACCCCTGCCTATCGCTTCGTAGTTACGCTGACAGAACATTATCGTCCTGATTTCAAAGGAACAGCGTATTATTTTACCATCAATAGCGACCAGTCTCTGGTCAGTTATTTATCAAGTAATTTGATTGTAGAGCCGGTGAATTTCAAGGCAAATACCATTAAAGTAGGCTTTCAGGGATATGATAAGCAAAAAATCAGAGATCTTGTCACGGTCATAGACTCTGTGTATCTGGCCTACACTAAAGAGAAAAAAAACCAGGCTACTGAGCAGAAAATATCCTTTTTAGATGAGCAGCTAGGATTGATAGAGGAGCGTCTTTCAAAGTATGAAACCTATTTTGAGAACTTTACCATTGCCAATAAAACAGCCAACCTTCAATCAGAGATAGGTAAGGCGATTGTCATGATGGAGGAATTGGATGCAAGGAAGTTCCAAATGCAAAATACCCTGGAATCTATTGGTAATCTCCGCGAGAAAGTAGAGAACGAAGAACTGATCTTCACTGAGCCAACCAGTTTTTTGCAGTATCCTGAGGATGTTTTGCAATATGTGCAACAGCTTAATACTTTGCTCAATCAAAGAGAATTGATCCTGGCATCTTACAAAGAAACTTCTATTGCTGTCAAGCTTAAAGATCAGAAGATTGATCTCCTGAAGCAGGATATTCTTGGTCTTATCCAGATCTATGACGCCCAGTTTCACCTACAACTGGAAGAGATTGAAGAGAAAAAACAGGAAATTGAGGAGGAATTCGTCCAACTTCCTTCTAAGGGTACGCAGTATGGAAAAAACCAGCGCTACTATAATTTGTATGAAGAAATATTCCTCTCTTTAATCCAGAGAAAGAATGAGTTGGAGATTGCGAAGGCGGGTACTGTCACTGATTTTGTTGTGCTGTTGCCTGCTACCATACCGGGATCACCGGTTGCTCCCGAAAAGTTTACTGTTCTTGGCATAGGAGCAGTGAGTGGGATTATTCTAAGTCTGATGTTTCTGGCAGTAGGTTATGTACTCAACGATAAAATCAATAGCCAAAGCGAATTGGAAAGGCTGACCGGTGCTCCTATTTTGGGCGCGGTCCCTTTTAAGGGAAAGAAAAATGGTAATCAGGGATTAGTCGTTGATAAATTTCCGAAATCATCCATTAGTGAAGCATTCCGCTCAATTCGTACCAATATGCAGTTTATGGGCTTGAGAAATGATAAAAAAGTAATTTCTATCACCTCTACGGTAGGCTCTGAAGGTAAGACTTTTGTGGCATGTAACTTAGGGTACGTCATCGCTTTGTCCGGACAAAAAGTAGTGATTGTAGATGTAGATCTGCGCAAGCCTAAGGTACATCAGGTCTTTGCTGCTCAGAATGGAAAAAAAGGAGTGAGTACCTATCTCATTGGTGAATATAAACTGGAAGAGTGTATCATGGATGTGGGTATTAATCGTTTGGATATCATCAGTGCCGGACCTATTCCCCCTAATCCTTCAGAACTGATCGTAAGCCAGGCTTTCATGGATATGCTGGAGCAGTTGAAGGAAAAATATGATGTGGTAATATTGGATAGCCCTCCGGTAGGATTGGTAACAGATGGTGTGCTGGTCATGGAGAACGCTGATATTCCGCTATATGTGTTCAGGGCTAATTACTCTAAAAGAAACTTTGTACATACGCTCACCAAGATGCAAAGGACTAAAAAATTCCCTAATCTGGCTTTAATTCTTAATGGCCTTACGGCTACCTCTGATAGTGACTATGCCAATACCAAATATGGTTATGGCTACTATGGCACGGAGGAAGAAGAAAAAGGAGTAGTAGATAAATTGAAGAAACTGATGGGCATGCAATCAAATCAATAG
- a CDS encoding DUF427 domain-containing protein, whose amino-acid sequence MKVLFNQQLIADSNKTEVVEGNHYFPPEAIRQEFFKESSTHTTCPWKGQASYYSLEVAGEKASDAAWYYPEPKQAAQNIKGYVAFYSHKVQITE is encoded by the coding sequence ATGAAAGTCCTATTTAATCAACAGCTGATTGCTGATAGTAATAAGACCGAAGTAGTAGAGGGAAACCATTATTTTCCCCCGGAAGCTATTCGTCAGGAATTTTTTAAAGAAAGTAGTACTCATACCACTTGTCCCTGGAAAGGTCAGGCTTCGTACTATAGCCTGGAAGTGGCAGGAGAAAAAGCCAGTGATGCCGCCTGGTATTATCCGGAGCCCAAGCAGGCAGCGCAAAACATCAAAGGCTACGTAGCCTTTTACTCTCATAAAGTACAGATCACCGAATAA
- the kdsB gene encoding 3-deoxy-manno-octulosonate cytidylyltransferase — protein MKILGIIPARLASTRFPAKALADIQGKSMVQRTYEQAAAAKKLDKVIVATDHEDIRKHVESFGGEAVMTSEQHPSGTDRCREALDKQAADYDYVINIQGDEPFIHPDTIDELAELLDGEVQLATLVNEVKEAPLLFNPTIMKVIFNKNNDAIYFSRECIPYLRGYDKSEWLEHHTYYKHVCIYAYRADILREVTQLPISSLEKAESLEQLRWIENGYFIKVGITQHESISIDTPADLERALKVMGLD, from the coding sequence TTGAAGATATTAGGCATTATTCCCGCACGCTTGGCCTCTACCCGCTTTCCGGCCAAAGCTTTGGCAGATATCCAGGGCAAAAGTATGGTGCAGCGCACCTATGAACAGGCCGCCGCCGCCAAAAAACTAGATAAAGTGATTGTGGCTACCGATCATGAAGATATCCGCAAACATGTGGAGTCTTTTGGAGGTGAAGCCGTGATGACCTCCGAACAACACCCTTCCGGCACCGACCGCTGCCGCGAAGCGCTGGACAAACAAGCCGCAGATTACGATTATGTGATCAACATACAGGGAGATGAGCCTTTTATCCATCCCGATACCATAGATGAGCTGGCAGAGCTGCTGGATGGAGAAGTGCAACTGGCTACGCTGGTCAATGAGGTGAAAGAAGCGCCTCTGCTGTTTAACCCCACCATCATGAAGGTCATCTTTAACAAAAATAATGACGCAATTTACTTTAGTCGGGAGTGTATTCCTTACCTGAGAGGCTATGACAAAAGCGAGTGGCTGGAGCATCATACGTATTACAAACATGTCTGTATCTACGCCTATCGGGCAGATATTCTGAGAGAAGTAACCCAACTGCCGATTTCCAGTTTGGAAAAGGCAGAATCCCTGGAGCAGTTGCGCTGGATAGAAAATGGTTATTTCATCAAAGTGGGTATTACTCAGCACGAAAGCATCAGCATAGATACGCCTGCCGATCTGGAAAGAGCGCTGAAGGTCATGGGGCTGGATTAA
- a CDS encoding DinB family protein, whose amino-acid sequence MKEIANIRKARENFVDLLDGMDETALNHIPQGFNNNIIWNFGHIISSQQILCYKLSGLPMHVSEEVVESFKKGTKPNGTVSSTEIAKLREQAMSTLNKLQEDVDKQRFQDYHAYTTSFGITLTNIEEAIRFDAMHESLHLGYAMALRRAVKKELELAS is encoded by the coding sequence ATGAAAGAAATAGCCAACATCCGTAAAGCAAGAGAAAACTTTGTAGACCTTCTGGATGGGATGGACGAAACTGCCTTAAACCATATTCCCCAGGGGTTTAACAATAACATCATCTGGAACTTCGGCCATATCATTTCCAGCCAGCAAATCCTCTGTTATAAGCTCTCCGGGCTGCCTATGCACGTAAGTGAAGAGGTGGTGGAGTCATTCAAAAAAGGAACTAAACCCAATGGGACAGTAAGCAGTACCGAGATCGCAAAACTCAGGGAACAGGCGATGTCTACCCTCAATAAGCTTCAGGAAGATGTAGACAAGCAGCGTTTTCAAGACTATCATGCATATACCACCAGCTTTGGCATCACCCTTACCAACATTGAAGAAGCAATTCGCTTTGATGCTATGCATGAATCTTTGCACCTGGGCTATGCCATGGCGTTGAGAAGGGCAGTGAAGAAGGAACTGGAACTCGCTTCCTAG
- a CDS encoding sugar phosphate isomerase/epimerase family protein translates to MKKILIPCMLVTILLCIALPGFSQDKFGGMTLYTLRNEMGTDPIETLKKVADIGYKYVEAVDYKDGKFYNMSPKAFKKQLNDLGMVPLSVHMGSVTLDNADKLIADVKAAGFKYFVAPVPPMGLFKYDQSTQSLSMSDNVDSLVNILRVIGEKSKAAGLEFLYHNHAFEFEENANGIVPIDYMLEKLDSSTMNFQMDLYWVKKAGADPVAYFEKYPGRFKIWHVKDMDEQGRFAPVGTGTIDFESILEHKELAGMEYYIVEQDQTYDGLAPIEAIKISHEALEDIGFN, encoded by the coding sequence ATGAAAAAAATTTTGATACCATGCATGCTTGTGACTATCCTGCTATGCATAGCTTTACCCGGCTTTTCCCAGGATAAGTTTGGAGGAATGACGCTCTATACCCTGCGTAATGAAATGGGCACTGATCCGATTGAAACCCTGAAAAAGGTGGCGGATATTGGCTACAAATACGTAGAAGCAGTGGACTATAAGGATGGCAAATTTTATAATATGTCGCCCAAAGCTTTTAAAAAGCAACTTAATGATTTAGGGATGGTGCCGCTGAGTGTGCATATGGGATCAGTAACGCTGGACAATGCCGACAAACTGATTGCTGATGTAAAAGCTGCCGGATTCAAGTATTTTGTGGCTCCTGTACCGCCCATGGGCCTTTTCAAATATGATCAAAGCACCCAAAGCCTCTCCATGAGCGATAATGTGGACTCACTGGTCAACATACTGAGGGTAATTGGAGAGAAAAGTAAGGCGGCAGGCCTTGAGTTTCTTTATCACAACCATGCTTTTGAATTTGAAGAGAATGCAAACGGAATTGTACCCATAGATTATATGCTTGAAAAGCTAGACTCCTCCACGATGAATTTCCAAATGGATCTGTACTGGGTGAAAAAAGCAGGCGCAGATCCGGTGGCGTATTTTGAAAAATATCCGGGCCGTTTTAAAATCTGGCATGTGAAAGACATGGATGAGCAGGGCAGATTTGCTCCGGTAGGAACGGGTACCATTGATTTTGAAAGTATTCTTGAGCACAAAGAACTGGCAGGTATGGAATATTACATTGTGGAGCAGGACCAAACCTATGATGGTTTAGCCCCCATAGAAGCCATCAAAATCAGCCACGAAGCTTTGGAAGACATTGGATTCAATTAA
- a CDS encoding NAD(P)/FAD-dependent oxidoreductase — protein sequence MNTTKHDDFDVIIVGAGPAGCICALQLAGKGLKIALIERAVFPRDKICGDALSPDVINQLKLIDVSLSQGFLQSVRKKDVNSIRFVAPNYKHLDFHFTNPNHPASAGYIAKRLDFDNFLFNQIKGLGDITIFEDHQVEQLENLENEVLVRTDKRRFSASIVVGADGAQSVVNRQLTNNKVDRDHYCAGVRQYFEGIDELHQTDCIELHFYKELLPGYFWIFSLPNGQANVGIGMLSSEVSRQKINLKEKLTDIIQHHLHVKHRFKDAKPLEAIQGFGLPIGSRKVACSGHRFLLLGDAASLIDPFTGEGIGNAIRSGRIAADHLLKAFEQKRFDADFNIRYDREIYRRMWTELRVSRSMQKMLKYPGIFNFLVNKAQKNESVRTLLTSMLNNTDLRKELRKPSFYTKLIFK from the coding sequence ATGAATACGACCAAACATGATGATTTTGATGTGATTATCGTAGGTGCCGGTCCGGCAGGTTGTATATGTGCCCTGCAGTTAGCCGGAAAAGGTCTTAAGATAGCCCTGATTGAAAGAGCCGTTTTTCCGCGTGATAAAATCTGTGGTGATGCCCTCAGCCCGGACGTGATCAATCAGCTGAAGCTCATTGATGTAAGTTTGTCGCAAGGCTTCCTGCAAAGCGTCCGGAAAAAAGATGTGAACAGCATTCGCTTTGTCGCACCTAATTATAAGCACCTGGATTTTCATTTTACCAATCCCAATCATCCGGCCTCTGCCGGCTATATCGCTAAGCGACTTGATTTTGATAATTTCCTCTTCAATCAGATCAAGGGTTTAGGAGATATCACCATATTTGAGGATCATCAGGTGGAGCAACTGGAGAATCTGGAAAATGAGGTGCTTGTCCGTACTGATAAGCGCCGCTTCAGTGCCAGCATAGTGGTGGGGGCTGATGGAGCCCAGTCCGTGGTCAACAGACAACTCACCAACAACAAAGTGGATCGGGATCACTATTGTGCAGGAGTAAGACAGTATTTTGAAGGGATAGATGAACTTCATCAGACGGATTGTATAGAATTACATTTTTATAAGGAATTGCTACCCGGTTATTTCTGGATTTTCTCTTTACCTAACGGACAGGCGAATGTAGGCATAGGCATGCTTTCCAGTGAAGTAAGCCGGCAGAAGATCAATCTGAAAGAAAAGCTAACGGATATTATTCAACATCATCTTCATGTGAAGCATAGGTTCAAAGATGCGAAGCCGCTGGAAGCTATTCAGGGTTTTGGCCTCCCTATCGGTTCCAGAAAAGTAGCGTGTTCCGGACACCGCTTTTTACTATTAGGAGATGCAGCCAGCCTGATAGACCCTTTTACGGGAGAAGGCATCGGCAATGCCATTCGTAGCGGCAGAATAGCAGCAGATCATCTGCTAAAAGCTTTTGAGCAAAAGCGATTTGATGCAGATTTTAATATCCGCTACGATAGGGAAATCTACCGAAGGATGTGGACCGAGTTGCGTGTGAGCAGGTCTATGCAGAAGATGTTAAAATATCCGGGAATATTTAATTTTCTGGTCAACAAGGCCCAAAAAAATGAATCTGTCCGGACTTTACTCACTTCCATGCTTAACAATACTGATCTCAGGAAAGAACTGCGAAAGCCCTCCTTTTACACGAAACTAATTTTCAAATGA
- a CDS encoding VF530 family protein codes for MDAPKDQQQPNNLLHGVKLADMLEALVATYGWEELGRIINIRCFNYDPSIKSSLKFLRRTSWARDKVEQLYLKMIRKKQ; via the coding sequence ATGGATGCACCCAAAGACCAACAACAGCCCAATAACCTATTGCACGGCGTAAAACTGGCAGACATGCTGGAAGCACTGGTAGCCACCTATGGCTGGGAAGAACTGGGCCGTATCATCAACATCAGATGCTTCAACTACGATCCTTCTATTAAGTCCAGCCTTAAGTTTCTGAGAAGGACTTCCTGGGCCAGGGACAAGGTAGAACAACTTTACTTAAAGATGATACGCAAGAAGCAGTAG
- a CDS encoding DEAD/DEAH box helicase, with translation MQGKNKDIKAILDKLGIAALNPMQESAYEAISSQPEVVLLSPTGTGKTLAFLLPLIAALDPELTAVQALILVPSRELALQIEQVTREMGSGFKTNAVYGGRAGAKDKLDLKHPPAILIGTPGRIADHMRRGTIATDHIKTLVLDEFDKSLEVGFADEMSAILSSLRSVKKKVLTSATQKVKIPAFMGIRNPKYLNFPGESSPRLQLKTVLATNKNTLETLVQLLRHLGGKNGIVFCNLKESIQTVSDYLAVNAIDHSCFYGGLEQVDRERALIKFRNGTHRILIATDLAARGIDVPKMDFIIHYQLPLTEDEFVHRNGRTARMNSQGTAYMIRLEKESLPPFAKGAEVLTLKPNHEKLTKAWETLFISGGRKDKISKGDIAGLFFKQGKLSKDELGVIELKQDCAFVAVPTSKAKQLIQQLNNSPLKKKKVRISLLA, from the coding sequence ATGCAAGGGAAAAACAAAGACATCAAGGCCATATTGGATAAGTTAGGCATAGCGGCATTAAACCCTATGCAGGAAAGTGCTTATGAAGCTATCTCGTCTCAGCCGGAAGTGGTCCTGCTCTCGCCTACCGGTACAGGTAAAACGCTGGCTTTTCTACTTCCCCTCATCGCAGCACTAGACCCGGAACTGACCGCAGTACAGGCATTGATCCTGGTACCTTCCCGGGAACTTGCTTTGCAAATTGAACAAGTCACCCGGGAGATGGGTAGCGGTTTCAAGACCAATGCGGTGTACGGGGGAAGGGCAGGTGCTAAGGACAAGCTAGACCTGAAACACCCTCCTGCCATTTTGATCGGAACACCAGGTAGGATAGCCGATCATATGAGAAGAGGTACGATTGCTACCGATCACATCAAAACTTTGGTGCTGGATGAGTTTGACAAATCTTTGGAAGTCGGTTTTGCCGACGAAATGAGTGCCATCCTTAGCAGTCTACGCTCCGTTAAAAAGAAAGTACTGACCTCAGCCACACAGAAAGTGAAGATTCCCGCTTTTATGGGCATCAGAAATCCAAAATACCTCAACTTCCCCGGAGAAAGCAGTCCACGGCTTCAACTGAAGACTGTTCTTGCTACTAATAAGAATACACTGGAGACTTTGGTGCAGTTGCTCAGGCACCTGGGGGGAAAAAACGGTATCGTGTTTTGCAATTTAAAGGAGAGTATACAAACGGTGAGCGACTACCTTGCTGTGAATGCTATTGACCATAGCTGCTTTTATGGCGGTCTGGAACAAGTGGACAGAGAGCGGGCGCTTATCAAATTCAGGAATGGCACTCACCGCATATTGATTGCTACCGATCTGGCAGCCCGGGGCATTGATGTGCCCAAAATGGATTTTATCATTCACTACCAATTGCCCTTGACGGAGGATGAGTTTGTGCATAGAAATGGGCGAACCGCCAGAATGAATAGCCAAGGCACCGCCTATATGATCAGGTTGGAAAAAGAAAGCCTTCCTCCATTTGCCAAAGGAGCCGAAGTGCTTACCCTAAAGCCCAATCATGAAAAGCTTACAAAAGCCTGGGAGACTCTTTTCATTTCCGGGGGCAGGAAGGATAAAATCTCCAAAGGAGATATTGCCGGTTTGTTTTTTAAACAAGGTAAGTTGAGCAAAGATGAACTCGGTGTCATTGAATTGAAACAGGATTGCGCCTTCGTGGCAGTGCCTACTTCAAAAGCAAAACAATTGATCCAACAACTGAACAATAGCCCCTTAAAAAAGAAAAAAGTAAGGATAAGCCTTTTAGCTTAA
- a CDS encoding PD-(D/E)XK nuclease family transposase: protein MQNLHQLQSRPVKLQEKVFERLFNEAEIAKLKPEDMKAYEESLKTYRDNYSVIETAKKEGASEREIEIAKEMKKFGDPIDKISAITGLSKEEIEKL from the coding sequence GTGCAGAATTTGCATCAATTGCAAAGTAGACCCGTTAAATTACAAGAAAAGGTATTTGAAAGGTTATTCAACGAAGCAGAGATAGCCAAATTAAAACCAGAAGACATGAAAGCATACGAAGAAAGCTTGAAAACTTATAGAGACAACTACAGTGTCATAGAGACTGCTAAAAAGGAGGGTGCCAGTGAAAGAGAAATTGAGATTGCCAAAGAAATGAAAAAGTTTGGTGATCCGATAGATAAAATATCCGCAATCACTGGTTTATCAAAAGAGGAGATTGAAAAGCTTTAG
- a CDS encoding IS110 family RNA-guided transposase gives MKRFIGLDVSKKTFTVAFPLEEDYQVAEFTNDVAGIDTLMPLLNKQEDHLIMEATGHYSGLLAYTLCHEGYQVSVINPKQASYFAKMQLSITKTDVQDAKMLSCYGQLIKPELFKPHSDVLLKIQHKRVVIRQLKKQQHALECIGKEQPWRYCSDEQAEQVSKEALQFIKDKIKELEKSLCQLAQREFSTLIELLVSVKGIGKSISTALITATGGFQLFDTPKQFAKFLGIAPCHHQSGTSVKWNRGMNRGGDPHLRALLFMGSWSAIRYNSSCKALYQRLRAAGKPGYVALIAVCNKLIRQIFAVVKSSKKYIDNYEEKQSPSNKKIQNNLAF, from the coding sequence ATGAAAAGATTCATTGGCCTTGATGTATCAAAGAAAACTTTTACAGTAGCATTTCCACTTGAGGAAGATTATCAGGTAGCAGAATTCACTAACGATGTGGCAGGCATTGATACATTGATGCCATTGCTCAATAAACAAGAAGATCATCTGATCATGGAAGCTACAGGCCATTACAGTGGTTTGCTGGCTTATACATTATGTCATGAAGGATATCAGGTTTCTGTCATCAATCCTAAACAAGCTTCTTATTTTGCTAAGATGCAGTTGAGCATCACCAAAACAGATGTGCAAGATGCTAAGATGCTATCTTGTTACGGACAACTCATAAAGCCTGAACTCTTCAAACCTCACTCAGACGTTCTGTTGAAAATACAGCATAAGCGTGTAGTCATCAGGCAGTTGAAGAAGCAGCAACATGCACTGGAATGCATTGGAAAGGAGCAGCCCTGGCGCTACTGCTCTGATGAACAGGCCGAGCAGGTGTCAAAAGAAGCGCTTCAATTCATCAAAGATAAAATCAAAGAACTAGAAAAGAGCCTGTGCCAACTGGCTCAACGAGAATTCAGCACTTTGATAGAATTGCTTGTTTCTGTAAAAGGTATCGGAAAAAGCATCTCGACTGCTCTGATAACAGCAACAGGTGGTTTTCAATTGTTTGATACACCCAAGCAATTTGCTAAGTTCTTAGGCATTGCCCCTTGCCATCATCAATCGGGGACCAGTGTCAAGTGGAATCGAGGAATGAACCGTGGAGGTGATCCTCACCTGAGGGCATTATTGTTCATGGGAAGTTGGTCAGCTATTCGTTACAACTCATCCTGTAAAGCACTCTACCAGCGGCTTAGAGCAGCAGGAAAACCTGGCTATGTCGCACTCATTGCCGTTTGTAATAAACTCATCCGACAGATATTTGCCGTAGTGAAAAGCAGTAAAAAATATATTGACAACTATGAAGAAAAGCAAAGTCCCTCAAATAAAAAAATACAGAACAACCTTGCTTTTTAA
- a CDS encoding KAP family P-loop NTPase fold protein encodes MNIKHNEIEISDENPFANCKLGRQKYAHILTNIIDSYSYGFVLAINNKWGTGKTTFVKMWRQELVNKEYQTVYFNAWENDFENNPLTALMGELKTLTTESTEPEFKSTLNKAAILTKHIAPIVAKAIADRYIDTEGIQDAIIGVTKGLTDIFEKEVNDYAKKKKSITDFQNSLAEFIANTNEGKPLIFIIDELDRCRPNYAVSILEQIKHFFSVPNIVFILSIDKTQLGNAVKGVYGSDNIDADEYLRRFIDLEYSIPDPEADIFYKYLYEYFGFDEFFQSDERRKYSKLTSDRGDFLSICKLLFTGKKIPLRQQEKIFALSRLSLRSFDANSYVVPHIFLFLTFTKIIHSSFYDNLKNKLLTIAQMQKEFLSIVEFSKNGQTERELIRLEVYLVNFYHNYLESQNYEKKLYEWDTETGKNKLLIDSTIDKDSNNVFLNILEYIHKGNEGDLDLGYFTNRIELLEDIKL; translated from the coding sequence ATGAATATTAAACACAATGAAATAGAAATATCAGATGAAAACCCTTTTGCAAATTGTAAGTTGGGAAGGCAAAAGTATGCCCATATCTTGACTAATATCATTGATTCTTATTCATATGGATTTGTTTTGGCAATTAATAATAAATGGGGCACAGGAAAAACAACATTCGTAAAGATGTGGAGGCAAGAGCTAGTAAATAAAGAATATCAGACAGTATACTTTAACGCATGGGAAAATGATTTTGAGAATAATCCTCTGACAGCTTTGATGGGTGAGTTGAAAACCCTAACTACAGAATCTACTGAACCTGAATTCAAATCTACATTAAATAAGGCTGCAATACTTACAAAACATATAGCACCTATTGTAGCAAAAGCAATTGCTGATAGATACATCGATACAGAAGGTATACAAGATGCAATTATTGGAGTAACAAAAGGATTAACTGATATCTTTGAAAAAGAAGTTAATGATTATGCAAAAAAGAAAAAAAGCATTACTGATTTTCAAAACAGTCTAGCTGAATTTATCGCAAATACAAACGAAGGGAAACCCTTAATTTTTATTATTGATGAACTTGACCGCTGTAGACCAAATTATGCAGTATCAATATTAGAACAGATAAAACACTTTTTTTCAGTACCAAATATTGTATTTATTTTGTCTATTGACAAAACTCAACTTGGTAATGCAGTTAAAGGAGTTTATGGAAGCGACAATATAGACGCGGATGAATATTTAAGAAGGTTTATTGACCTAGAATATTCGATTCCTGATCCAGAAGCCGATATTTTCTATAAATATCTATATGAATATTTTGGATTTGATGAATTCTTTCAATCTGATGAAAGGAGAAAATATAGTAAACTGACTTCTGACCGTGGCGACTTTTTGAGTATTTGCAAATTGCTTTTCACAGGTAAAAAAATTCCTCTCAGGCAGCAGGAAAAAATATTCGCTCTTTCAAGACTTTCATTGAGAAGTTTTGATGCAAATAGTTATGTAGTACCACATATCTTTCTTTTTCTCACTTTTACAAAGATAATTCATAGTAGTTTTTACGATAACTTGAAAAACAAGCTACTGACAATAGCTCAAATGCAAAAAGAATTTCTATCAATAGTCGAGTTTAGTAAAAATGGACAAACAGAAAGGGAATTAATAAGGCTAGAAGTTTATTTAGTTAATTTTTATCATAATTATCTTGAATCACAAAATTACGAAAAAAAACTGTATGAATGGGATACTGAAACCGGAAAAAACAAGCTTCTAATAGACTCAACTATTGATAAAGATAGTAATAATGTCTTTCTAAATATACTAGAATACATCCATAAAGGAAATGAAGGAGATTTAGATTTAGGATATTTCACAAATAGGATTGAGTTATTGGAAGACATTAAATTATAG